In Micromonospora cremea, the genomic window CGAGCCGCGGCGCGGCGGCGGCAACCCGGCCGCCGAGTCCCGGGTGCCGCACCAGGCCGGCGACCGGCTGCCGATGCTCCGGCCACCGGCCGAGCCCGAGCCGATCGCCGGGGCTGCGCCGACGTCGTCGTCGAGCACCGATGCGACGACCCGACCGTCCAGCGCCGGGCCGGCGGGCCGGCGGGCGATACCAGCGGCCGGGCCGGCCAGCGCCGCCCCGACGGACCGGCCAGCCCTGGAGCGCGCGCCGCGCCGCGCCACCGGGACCGACCCGGCACGGCCGGGACCGGTCGGCGCGGAGCCGACCGGGCGCGAGATCGCCCCACCCCGACAACGGGCCGTGAGCCGGCAGGACCGGCCGACCCGGCCCGCCCGGGTCCGCGCCCCGAAGATCAAGTTCGGGGACCGGGACCCATCCGTCGAACTGGCCATCACCGAGATCGCCGGGCACCTGACCTTCACCCCGAACACGGTCACCGCCTGGTACTGGCTGCCCGAGGTGCGCTGGGCGTTCCGGCCGGACGCCGAACGCGAGGCGCTGCTCTCGGCGATCTCCGAGCAGTACGCCGGCCTGGCCGGCTTCCGGCTGCACCTGCGCCGCACCACCCGGCCGTTCCCCGCCGACGAGTGGGCCCGCACCATCGACGCGCACACCCCGGCACCGCTGCCCGACGTGCCCGGCACCACCGGCTGGGCCGACCACCTGGTCGCCGCCCAGCGGCACCTGATGGCGGTCAACCACGCCGAGGGGCAGACCTACCTGGGGGTCACCTTCGCCCGCCGGTCACTCGGTGACTCGCTCACCGAGCGGTTGCTGCGCACCTTCGGGCGCGGCACCGCCGACGGCGAACGCCGCAAGCTGGGCCGCACCGTGGAGCAGTTCGACGAGGTGCTCGGCGCGTTCGGCATGCGCGGCCGGCGGGTCACCGCCCAGGAGCTGGAGTGGTTGCTCTACCGCTCGGTGGCGCTGTGCATGGCACCTCCGGGCACGCTCTCCCCGGTGACCAACGGTCGCTGGGAGCGCGGTGACCTGCTCGCCCTGACCGAGCAGGTCGAGCGCTACCGCACCCCGTACGGCTCGACCGTGAAGCTCGTCAACCGGATGACCGGCGAGGAACGGCACGTCGCCGTACTCGCCGTCGGCCGGATGGAGCCACTGGAGATCCCGGAACGGCACGAGCCGTGGCTGCACTTCCACGAGCGGTTGCAATGGCCGATGGAGATCTCCACCCGGGTCGACATCCTCGGCTCCGGCGACTCGTTCCGCAATCTCGAACACCGGCTGCGGATGATCCGCTCCCAGCAACTCGACTACGCCGAGCACGGCATCGACGCGCCACCCGAGTTGGAGCGGCTGGCCAAGCGGGCGCTGGTGATCGGCGACGAGATGACCACCGGGCTGCCGGTCGACTCGGCCCGCGCCCACGGCTGGCACCGGATCGCGGTCGGCGGCCGGACCCGGGAGGAGTGCCTGGAGCGAGCCCGCCGGCTCATCCAGCTCTACTCCCGGGAGCTGCGCATCTCGCTCCAGCACCCGAAGAACCAGGACTGGCTGGCCCGCGAGTTCATCCCCGGCGAGCCGATCGCCAACACCGGCTACGTCCGTCGGATGCCGGTCCCGCTGCTCGCCGCCGCGCTCCCCCAGGCCGCCTCCAACGTGGGCGACCGGCGGGGTGACCTGATCGGCCGGACCGCGGGCACCTGCCGCCGCCCCGTCTTCCTCGACCTGCACTTCCCCATGGAGGTGCGGGAACGCTCCGGGCTCGCGGTCTTCGTGGCGGAGCCGGGCGGCGGCAAGTCGACCCTGCTCGGCGCGCTGGGCTACCTGGCCGCGCGTCGGGGCGTCCAGGTGACCCTGCTCGACCCGTCCGGGCCGCTGGCCCGCCTCTGCGCCATGCCGGAGCTGCGGCCGTACTCCCGGGTGCTGAACCTGACCGGCTCGGAGCACGGCACCCTGGCGCCCTACTCGCTCATCCCGACGCCGCTGCGCAGTGAGTTCGGCGCCGGCGCCTCCGGCGACCGGGAGTTCGAGATCGCGGTCTCCAATGCCCGGGCCGAGCGCCGGATGCTCGTCCAGGACATCTGCATGATGCTGGTGCCGCCGCAGGTGGCCCGTGAGGCGTCCACCGCCACCCTGTTCCGGCATGCGGTCCGCCAGGTTCCCGCCGAGGAGACGTCCACGCTGGACGACGTGGTGAGCTGCCTCGGGCAACTCGACGACGACGCCGGCAAGGAGCTGGCGAACCTCCTGCTGGACACCGCCGAGATGCCACTGGCCATGCTCTTCTTCGGCCGACCGCCGGAGGGGCTGCTCGGCGCCGACGCCGCGCTCACGGTGATCACCATGGCCGGGTTGCGGCTGCCCGACCTCAAGATCGAGCGCGAGTACTGGTCCGCCGAGGAGGCACTCGCCCTGCCGATGCTGCACACCGCGCACCGGCTCGCCGTCCGTCGCTGCTACGGCGGGTCGATGTCGTCGCGCAAGCTCGTCGGCCTGGACGAGGCGCACTTCATGGAGGGCTGGCGGTCCGGACGATCGTTCCTCGTCCGGCTCGCCCGGGACTCCCGCAAGTGGAACCTTGCCGCGCTGGTCGCCTCCCAGAACCCGCGCGACATCCTCGGCCTCGACGTGCAGAATCTCGTCTCCACCGTCTTCGTCGGCCGGATCGCCGAAGACGCCGAGATCGCCTCCGAAGCGCTGCGGCTGCTGCGGGTGCCGGTCAACGACGGGTACGAAGCCACCCTGGCCTCACTCTCCGCCGCCGACACCAGCTCGGCCGCCCGCCTCGGCTTCCGCGAGTTCGTGATGCGCGACGTCGACGGGCGGGTGCAGAAGGTCCGCGTCGACGTCTCGTACGTCGAAGGGCTGCTGGACCACCTCGACACGACGCCCGCTGCGATCGCCGCGGCGGCCGGAGTGCTGCCGAGCATCCCCCTGCCGGATCTGGAGGCGTGACATGGCTAGGGCCCGTGTCAAGGTCCTCGGTCGAGCCGTCTGGGCCCGCCGCAGGCCGACCAGGGGCCTTGACATGGGCCCTAGGGCCCGGGCACGGATCGCGTCGTTTCTGCTCGCCCTCGGCGTACTGGCCGGGGCCTCCCTCACCTGGCCGCTGATCGGCGCCGAGGCCGCTGCCGCCGCCCCGCCCGCCGCCCGGGCCCGGGCCGACCTCTGCACGACGCAGGAGTGGCAGGCCGACTTCCGGGCCTGCGTGGCGAAGCTCAAGGAGGTCAGCGAGGACGAGGTCACCTGCCGAAACGCACCGACCCCCGGCACTCCCGACTCGGGTCTCGCCGGCTGGTTCGCGGCAGCGCCACCGGCAGAGGCGGCGAACGGAGTCGCCGGCCGCTACAGCCTCTACGGCTACGCGGGTTACAGCTATACCACCTACGACATTGACGGTGGCTGCGCGTCAAGTGTGCTGCATCCGGATTACAAGTTCACGACGACCGTCGCCAACGGCGAATTTATGGTCGCCACAGCAGTTATCGGGGCCTCCAACGCGCTAAGAGAAAGGGCTTGGGACCCACGCTCCATGTGGGGTTGGGCCGACCCCTTGGTCGAGCAGGCGACCAAAGCCGTGTATCAGAAGGTGTTCAGCGTCTTCGGCATCATCACCCTTTGCGTCGTTGGACTCTACTTGCTGTGGCGCTCCCGCCAGTCGGACATGAGCAACGCCATGACCACCGCCGGTTGGGCTCTGTTCGTGATGGTTGCGGTCACCGCGTTGGCTGCCTGGCCGGTGAAATCAGCGAACATCGCCGACAGCACGCTGATAACCACCCTCGGCGTCGTACACGACGCAGTCGGCCCTCAAGCGAAGACTCCAGAGCCAGGTCGATGCATCGATCCCACTCGGTGCGAAGACCGACGCACTCCCGCAGCTCGCGCCAGCGACACGGCCACGGAAACGATGCTCTATCGGAACTGGCTCCGTGGAATCTTGGGTTCGTCAGACAGCGAGACCGCACGCAAGTACGGCCCCGCGCTCTACGATGCCAAGTCGCTCTCCTGGGAGGAGGCTCAGAAGCTGCGCGCCAACCCGGCCACCCGGGAGGCGACGATCAAGGCCAAGCAGCAGCAGTGGGCCCGGGTGGCTCAGCAGATCCAGACCGAGGACCCGGAGGCGTACGAGTACCTCCAGGGTGTGCGGGACATGGAGCGGGTGGGCGCTGGGTTCATCGCGGTGCTGGCGTCGGTGTTGTTCGCCATGTTCGATCTGACCGCGTCGCTGCTGGTCCTGCTGGGCTTCCTGATCTTCCGATGGGCGGTGATCGCGGCGCCCATCCTGGGCACCGTCGGTCTGCTCCGACCGGCGAGCGCCGGGCTGCGGCGGCTCGCGAACGCCGTGGTCGCCGCGGTCTTCAACATCGCCATCTTCGGCACCGGGGCGGCGATCTACCTGTTCGCGGTCGACCTGATCATGAGCACACCCACCCTGCCCGGCTGGCTCCAGGTGGTCCTGGTCTGGCTCTGCGGGGTGGTCGGTTGGCTACTGCTGCGGCCCTACCGGCGGATCACCCAGCTCGGCGGCAAGGACAGCAGCGAGGCGGTCAGTTCGGCCGGATCCTGGCACCGCCGGTTCTTCCGGGACATGCGGACCGCAGCGCGGCTGGACGTGGCGGAGCCGGGCGGCACGGCGGAGCCGGTGGGGGGCCGCCGCCGCTCACCAGTGGCGGAGCAGACCACGCTGCGCCCGGAGGCGCGGCGAGAAGACCCGGTCCTGGCACCGACCGCCCCGGTCGAGGGCCGGCGTTCCGACGCCCGACGTCCGGACGGTCAGGAACGCGCGGACGACGTGCCGAAGGAGGAGACCGGGGACCGGGACCGGCCGGTCGCACCTAAACCCCGTCGCCGACAGCCAGCGAGCTGGACCGAGCCGGACGTGCCGGCGGAGAACCCCTCGTTCGTGGTCTACCGACCCGGCTCCGCCGAGCGTGCGCCGGACCGCACCGGACCACGGGTGCGCACAGAGGCACGGTGACAGTGATGCGACCGGCTCTGGAGTTCCTGTTCACCCGGGTCCTGCGGTCCCGGCTGGGGGTGGCGCTGGTGATCGCGGTGCTCGTCTTCGGCGTGCTCGGCGCGGCCCGGCTGGTGTCCGGCCCCGCCGATCCAGCGGGGGGGTTGAGCAGTCGTCCGGACAGTCCGATCACCACCGTGGACCCGACGGCCGGCGACGATGGTGCGATCTCCACTGAAGCTCCGCCCTCGCCGGTGACCCGGCCGGGCGACCGCACGCCCGAGCAGACCGCCGACCGGTTCACCGCGGCCTGGATCGGTCGCCCCGGGATGACCGCCGAGCAGTGGCAGGCCGGCCTGCGACCGTTGTCCACAGCGGCGCTGACCGAGAAGCTGGCCGGCGTCGACCCCGCCGGTGTCCCGGCCGAGGAGGTCGCCGGCCCCCCGGCGGTGCGGGCGCGCACCGAGACGTTCGTCGAGGTGCTGCTGCCCCTCGACACCGGCCGGCTCCGGCTGGAGCTGGTCGCAGCGGATGACGGCTGGCTGGTCGACGTGGTGGATTGGGAGCGGCAATGAAAGCCGGCAGCGGCGCCGCCCTCCGCCGACCGGTACGGGTCGGTGTGATCGCCACAATCCTCACCGGGGTGCTGCTCCTGCTCTGCTGCACCGGGGGGACAGCGGCGTTCTTCCTCAGCGGACTCGGCGGAGAGGCGGAGGACGGGGACACGCTGGCCGGCTGGGGCTGCGGCCCGGTCCGCCCGGTGGACATCGCCGGCGAGTTGCCGCGGTTCACCGAGTACGGCGACGCGCAGGTCCGCAACGCCGCCATCATCATCAAAGTCGGTCAGGACCTGGGGGTGCCGTCGCGGGGCTGGGTGATCGCCCTGGCGACCGCGATGCAGGAGTCCGCCCTGCGCAACCTGGCGAACAGTGGCGTGCCCGCGTCACTGGCCCTGCCGCACGAGGGCGTCGGCGCCGACCATGACTCACTGGGCCTGTTTCAGCAGCGGCCGGGGTGGGGCACCGTCACCGAGCGGATGACCCCCGCGTACACGGCCCGCAAGTTCTACGAGAAGCTGGTCAAGATGCGGAGTTGGCAGCGCCGACCTCTCACGGTGGTGGCGCAGCAGGTCCAGATCAGCGCCTATCCGGACGCGTACGCCAAGCACGAGGAGTTGGCCAGCCGGATCGTCGACGCGCTGGCCGGTGGCGCGGCGCGCACGATCGAGATCAACGGCAAGGCGGTGTGCAACGCGGCCGAGCGCGGCCAGATCGCCGCCTCAGGCTGGACCGCTCCGATTCCGGGCGACGTCGGCTCCGGCTTCCGTACCAGCAGCCGACCCAGCCACAACGGGGTGGACATCGGGGCGGCCAAGGGCACCGAGATCCGTGCCGCCGCCGCCGGTCGGGTGCTGGTCGCCCGCTGCGACCCGGACGACCGCGGCCGGGAGGACTGCGACGTGGACGGGCACCCCGGCAAGGGCGGCTGCGGCTGGTTCGTCGACATGCTGCACGCCGGTGGCTACATCACCCGGTACTGCCACATGGTGGTCCGTCCCCGAGTGTCACCCGATCAGATCGTGCCGGCCGGCGAGGTGATCGGGCAGGTCGGCAGCAGCGGCAACTCGTCCGGCCCGCACCTGCACTTCGAGGTGCACCTGCGCAACGACCGCACCAGCCGCGGCGCGATCGATCCGGTCCCGTTCATGCGTGAGCGGGGCGCCCCGCTGCGCAGCGCGGAGTGAGGCCACCACGGGCATGACCGGACCGCTGCCGGACCCGTTCGCCGACCAGCCCGACTGGGCGCCTCGGCCACCCCGACCACTGGCGATCGTGCCGGCCACCGAACGGGTGGAGCTGCGCGGGCGACGGGTGCTGGTCGGGCTGCCGGGGCTGGGCTGGCGGGGCGACCTGCGCGCGGACGACCGGGTGGTGCAGGGCGCCCGGACCTATGTGCCAGTGATTCCCGAGCACGAGTGGTACCGAGCCGAGGCCGACCAGGTCGAGGTGTTCGCGCCGCTGGTGCCGGTCGATCGGGTCTGGGTGGAGACGGTCGGCGATCGGCCGGGGACGGGCGACACCCGGGGCAGCGGTATCCGGCTGGTCTCGCTGGACGGCCCGTCCCACCGGTCCCCCACACCGGTCTTCGAGGCGGATGCCGTCACCGGGCGCCGGGTGGTGCACGTCGATGGCGGTCTGGAGCACCGCGACCTGCGGGCGGTGACCGAGACCTACTCGGGTGCCGAGGGGGACATCTGCGTCCGGATCGCCCCCGAGGTGGAGTGGTACCGCTGGGCCTGGCGAGGCCAGTCACCCACAACTCTGGAGGTTCCCGTCCATCTGCTGTGGATCGAATGACGTTAACCTAGCTTGGCTCCACCACAGACACGCCAGCCTTCCTGCTGTTTGACATCGAACTGCCACCTGTCAGTCACGCTCTGCTGGACTCCATCGACAGTGGCGCTGCGTCGAATGCCCGTCACAACCGAAGCAGCATTACCCTGCCTGCTGACGTCGAGGCTGCCCCAACTGACCAAGATGGTGACTCCGAGTTGCTGCTCGCGTGCAACCAAGTCAGTCCGTAGCGATCGAAGCGCCTCCAACTCTGTACCGGCCTTACAGGTGAAGAGATCAGCTCTCGTGTCGTTCCGATCTACGAGCAACGCCCGCAAATAGTTGTCAACGACCACATCGGGCGCGCTGCGGTCCGGGGCGGCAGCCCGGTTGTAAAGCACCACCCCTGCGATGATCCCGCTCACCAACAGCAGGGCGAGCACGCCCCCGACCACCGTCAGCACGGTCCGCGCCCGGCGGCGTGGCCGCTGCGGCGCTGGCGCGGCCGGGGCCGGCGGCAGCTGCTCGGACGGCGTCCGCTGGGCCGGTACGCGGGAGACCTGGGAACCGGCGGGGGGCTGCACTGATTCCACCTCCTGAAGCTAACGGCTGGACGCCCCGGAGCCAATGCCTCAAGTCCAGCGGATCGTGACGGACCCCTCCCCACCGGTGACATCCCCGACAACACCGGCGCAGCGCCGTGGCACCTCCCGGAGGAGCGGCCCCGGCTGGGATACCGTCTCTGCTCAGGGAGGGGTTGCCAACCTCGGGCAGAGGGGGTGGACGCGGTGGCCGGTCCGAAGGCACGCACGAACCGCGCCGCAGCCCTGCACCGTCGGGCTGCGGCCGTCGCGACCGCCGCGGCCGGCATCCTCGACGAGACCCGGCCGGCTCCCGCCGATCAGCGCCGCCAGTACGAGGTGGCCGACCGGTTGCGGGCGGTCGCCGCGCGGCTG contains:
- a CDS encoding ATP-binding protein; this translates as MSRSSTPGSPAGRPAVPAGHRAQSFDYTESEDEVALDPALVTSPGHGAVGVFQAPRPVPRRTPPAEPSAVSGENADIDSPFLDLFGASRPGATRAVPAGPAQREQPAIPQQQHATEPTRPAPRVPDRAPDLAPPWTPDDASTSSGAPVEPRRGGGNPAAESRVPHQAGDRLPMLRPPAEPEPIAGAAPTSSSSTDATTRPSSAGPAGRRAIPAAGPASAAPTDRPALERAPRRATGTDPARPGPVGAEPTGREIAPPRQRAVSRQDRPTRPARVRAPKIKFGDRDPSVELAITEIAGHLTFTPNTVTAWYWLPEVRWAFRPDAEREALLSAISEQYAGLAGFRLHLRRTTRPFPADEWARTIDAHTPAPLPDVPGTTGWADHLVAAQRHLMAVNHAEGQTYLGVTFARRSLGDSLTERLLRTFGRGTADGERRKLGRTVEQFDEVLGAFGMRGRRVTAQELEWLLYRSVALCMAPPGTLSPVTNGRWERGDLLALTEQVERYRTPYGSTVKLVNRMTGEERHVAVLAVGRMEPLEIPERHEPWLHFHERLQWPMEISTRVDILGSGDSFRNLEHRLRMIRSQQLDYAEHGIDAPPELERLAKRALVIGDEMTTGLPVDSARAHGWHRIAVGGRTREECLERARRLIQLYSRELRISLQHPKNQDWLAREFIPGEPIANTGYVRRMPVPLLAAALPQAASNVGDRRGDLIGRTAGTCRRPVFLDLHFPMEVRERSGLAVFVAEPGGGKSTLLGALGYLAARRGVQVTLLDPSGPLARLCAMPELRPYSRVLNLTGSEHGTLAPYSLIPTPLRSEFGAGASGDREFEIAVSNARAERRMLVQDICMMLVPPQVAREASTATLFRHAVRQVPAEETSTLDDVVSCLGQLDDDAGKELANLLLDTAEMPLAMLFFGRPPEGLLGADAALTVITMAGLRLPDLKIEREYWSAEEALALPMLHTAHRLAVRRCYGGSMSSRKLVGLDEAHFMEGWRSGRSFLVRLARDSRKWNLAALVASQNPRDILGLDVQNLVSTVFVGRIAEDAEIASEALRLLRVPVNDGYEATLASLSAADTSSAARLGFREFVMRDVDGRVQKVRVDVSYVEGLLDHLDTTPAAIAAAAGVLPSIPLPDLEA
- a CDS encoding M23 family metallopeptidase, with product MKAGSGAALRRPVRVGVIATILTGVLLLLCCTGGTAAFFLSGLGGEAEDGDTLAGWGCGPVRPVDIAGELPRFTEYGDAQVRNAAIIIKVGQDLGVPSRGWVIALATAMQESALRNLANSGVPASLALPHEGVGADHDSLGLFQQRPGWGTVTERMTPAYTARKFYEKLVKMRSWQRRPLTVVAQQVQISAYPDAYAKHEELASRIVDALAGGAARTIEINGKAVCNAAERGQIAASGWTAPIPGDVGSGFRTSSRPSHNGVDIGAAKGTEIRAAAAGRVLVARCDPDDRGREDCDVDGHPGKGGCGWFVDMLHAGGYITRYCHMVVRPRVSPDQIVPAGEVIGQVGSSGNSSGPHLHFEVHLRNDRTSRGAIDPVPFMRERGAPLRSAE